The Pocillopora verrucosa isolate sample1 chromosome 2, ASM3666991v2, whole genome shotgun sequence genome has a segment encoding these proteins:
- the LOC131798276 gene encoding E3 ubiquitin-protein ligase TRIM71-like, translated as MDIKTLLANLHEEVSCSVCMVTFTEPKQLPCLHSFCLHCLEGIQRTSGRHDVITCPECRRESQVPGGKLKDLPTNFRINSLLDVLAIRECNSTGVKCGNCDKRRVESFYCFQCYSFWCDECITGHNIIRANKEHRVLALKDFEDQDIEVVLKRPAFCSRPGHEKKELEFFCKKCQETVCSSCVVTAHDGHVKVLLEEAANEKKSQVMSAIESRKANVQKMRNKISKIDEACHNIEANVAKVKRSAQQFAESMITVIEAKKQQIFSEADHEAQQSLQRLRAQRIDIENKVKNIETAVGKSETLIKRSTNAELAQIDKTLSTIIPKEVDDEREEEDCDLEGLRQFIFEENESLKKRTNDEGIGCIRTFSNKTKVDQSIAEGKGLTEAIVGIQANFVLTTRNAEGQQCYEKRDRVTAEIKNHQGHDCAAEVRVQNKKDGSYKISYFAKESGRLKAVVKVNEEQVRGSPFPVQVKPRQFRPVLSFGQQGSPTGMLRSPWGVAVNERDEITVTERGKDRVQVFSSDGTYLRSFGREGDKQGEFDNPAGITLHETKNIIVVDTRNHRIQYFNEQGEYLKQFGCKGNLDHQLSNPLGLFVCSKGNIIVADSHNKSIKIFSSDGHYLSKFGGEGFFTFPFHCIQYDKYLIVSDNEEHCIKVFDKNGYFLYKFGKKGKRDGEFNKPYCLSVNKAGHLMVCDAHNHRVQVFELSGKFITKFGSKGKSTGEFNIPISSAVLSDGRIVVSDFYNHRIQIFE; from the coding sequence ATGGATATCAAAACGTTGCTTGCCAATCTTCACGAAGAAGTATCCTGTTCTGTGTGTATGGTAACATTTACCGAACCAAAACAGCTACCATGTTTGCACAGCTTTTGCCTGCATTGTTTAGAGGGAATTCAAAGGACGAGTGGCCGCCATGATGTCATAACATGTCCTGAGTGTCGAAGAGAGAGTCAAGTCCCTGGAGGAAAACTCAAAGATCTGCCCACCAACTTTCGCATCAACAGCTTACTAGATGTGTTGGCCATAAGGGAGTGCAACTCTACTGGAGTCAAATGCGGAAACTGCGACAAACGAAGAGTAGAAAGTTTCTACTGTTTTCAGTGCTACTCGTTCTGGTGTGACGAGTGTATTACAGGCCACAATATTATCCGAGCAAATAAAGAACACCGAGTTCTCGCGCTTAAAGATTTTGAAGATCAAGACATCGAGGTTGTCTTAAAACGACCAGCATTTTGTTCACGACCGGGCCACGAAAAGAAAGAACTGGAATTCTTCTGTAAGAAATGTCAAGAAACCGTTTGCAGTTCATGCGTTGTGACCGCTCACGATGGACATGTTAAGGTACTCCTAGAAGAAGcggcaaatgaaaagaaatcgCAAGTCATGTCCGCGATTGAGTCCAGAAAAGCAAATGTGCAAAAGATGAGaaacaaaatatctaaaattgATGAGGCCTGTCATAACATCGAAGCAAACGTCGCAAAAGTAAAAAGAAGCGCGCAACAGTTTGCTGAAAGCATGATTACTGTCATCGAAGCCAAGAAACAGCAAATCTTTTCTGAAGCGGATCATGAGGCGCAACAATCTCTGCAACGTTTGCGAGCACAAAGGATCGACATTGAAAACAAGGTCAAAAACATCGAAACAGCAGTAGGAAAATCTGAAACACTAATAAAACGAAGCACAAACGCAGAGCTTGCACAGATAGATAAAACACTGAGCACAATAATCCCGAAAGAAGTCGATGATGAGCGAGAAGAAGAGGACTGTGACCTTGAAGGACTACGTCAATTTATTTTCGAGGAAAACGAATCCTTAAAGAAAAGAACGAACGATGAAGGAATCGGCTGTATTCGTACGTTTTCCAACAAGACCAAAGTGGATCAGTCGATTGCTGAGGGAAAAGGACTCACGGAAGCGATTGTTGGAATTCAAGCGAACTTTGTTCTCACAACAAGAAATGCTGAAGGACAACAATGCTACGAAAAGCGTGACCGAGTAAcagcagaaataaaaaatcaccAAGGCCATGACTGTGCAGCAGAAGTTCGAGtccaaaataagaaagatggaaGCTACAAGATCAGCTATTTTGCCAAAGAAAGTGGAAGACTCAAGGCGGTAGTCAAAGTGAATGAAGAACAAGTTCGAGGCAGTCCATTTCCGGTTCAAGTGAAACCCAGACAGTTCAGACCCGTGCTATCTTTTGGCCAACAAGGTTCGCCTACTGGAATGTTAAGGTCACCCTGGGGAGTGGCAGTGAATGAACGCGATGAAATTACAGTGACTGAACGCGGTAAAGACAGGGTTCAAGTTTTCAGTAGTGATGGAACTTACTTACGGTCGTTTGGTAGAGAGGGTGATAAACAGGGAGAGTTTGATAACCCAGCCGGGATAACACTACATGAGACCAAGAACATTATAGTCGTGGACACCCGTAACCACCGTATTCAATACTTCAATGAGCAGGGTGAGTACCTGAAACAGTTTGGTTGTAAAGGGAATCTTGATCACCAGCTGTCTAATCCCCTTGGTTTATTTGTATGTAGTAAAGGCAATATTATTGTTGCTGATAGCCATAACAAATCAATTAAGATCTTTTCTTCTGACGGCCATTATTTGAGTAAATTCGGGGGTGAGGGtttttttacctttcctttTCACTGCATACAGTATGACAAATATCTGATAGTGTCAGACAATGAAGAACATTGTATCAAAGTGTTTGATAAAAATGGttattttttatacaaatttgGAAAGAAGGGGAAGAGGGACGGGGAGTTCAATAAACCTTATTGTTTGTCAGTTAACAAGGCAGGACACCTGATGGTTTGTGATGCACATAATCACAGAGTTCAGGTATTTGAGCTGAGCGGAAAGTTTAtaacaaaatttggatcaaaagGAAAGAGTACAGGAGAGTTTAATATCCCTATCTCTTCTGCAGTGCTTAGTGATGGTCGAATAGTTGTGTCTGACTTTTACAACCATCGCATTCAGATATTTGAATAG
- the LOC131798277 gene encoding E3 ubiquitin-protein ligase TRIM71-like → MDIKTLLANLHEEVSCSVCMVTFTAPKQLPCLHSFCLHCLEGIQRTSGRHDVITCPECRRESQVPGGNLKDLPTNFRINSLLDALAIRECRSTGVKCGNCDKRRVESFYCFQCCTFWCDECITVHNLLRANKDHRVLALRDFVDQDIEDVLKRPAFCSRQGHEKKELEFFCKKCEQAICNSCVATTHDRHGKILLEEAANENKLLVMSAIESRKAKLQKMRNKISKIDDECDKIETNVAKVKRSVQQFAESMIAVIEAKKQQIFTEADHEAQQSLQRLRVQRIEIENRVKNIEAVVGKSETLLKRSTNAELAQIDKTLCTIIPKEVDDEREEVDCDLEGLREFIFEENESLKTKTNHEGIGCIRTIPNKTKVDQSIAEGKGLTEAIVGIQANFALTTRNAEGQQCYEKRDRVTAEIKNHQGHDCATEVRVQDKKDGSYKISYFVKESGRCEAVVKVNEEHVPGSPFPVQVKPRQFRPVISFGQHGSTAGMLNQPWGVAVNERDEIAVTEIGNERVQVFSCDGTYLRSIGGNGDKQGEFSYPAGIILDEKSNIIVVENGAHCVKLFNEQGKQTRHFGGEGNLDYQLSNPLGLSVDNDGNIIVADSKNKSIKIFSPFGHFLRKLGGEGSFTFPFHCVQYDKYLIVSDAYEHCIKVFERNGNFLYKFGKKGKGYGEFDNPRCLSVNKAGHLMVCDSSNHRVQVFELSGKFLTKFG, encoded by the coding sequence ATGGATATCAAAACGTTGCTCGCCAATCTTCATGAAGAAGTATCCTGTTCTGTGTGTATGGTCACATTTACCGCACCAAAACAGCTACCATGTTTGCATAGCTTTTGCCTCCATTGTTTAGAGGGAATTCAACGGACGAGTGGTCGCCATGATGTGATAACATGTCCTGAGTGTCGAAGGGAGAGTCAAGTCCCTGGAGGAAATCTTAAAGATCTGCCCACCAACTTTCGCATCAACAGCTTACTTGATGCGTTGGCCATACGGGAGTGCCGTTCTACTGGAGTCAAATGCGGAAACTGCGACAAACGAAGGGTAGAAAGCTTCTACTGTTTTCAGTGCTGTACATTCTGGTGTGACGAGTGTATCACTGTGCATAACTTACTCCGAGCAAACAAAGACCACCGAGTTCTCGCGCTAAGAGATTTTGTAGATCAAGACATCGAGGATGTCTTAAAACGACCAGCATTTTGTTCACGACAAGGCCacgaaaagaaagaattggAGTTCTTCTGTAAGAAATGTGAGCAAGCCATTTGCAATTCTTGTGTTGCAACCACTCACGATCGACATGGTAAGATACTACTGGAAGAAGCggcaaatgaaaacaaattgctAGTCATGTCTGCGATTGagtcaagaaaagcaaaactgcAAAAGATGAGaaacaaaatatctaaaattgACGACGAGTGTGATAAAATCGAAACAAACGTCGCAAAAGTGAAAAGAAGCGTGCAACAATTTGCTGAAAGCATGATTGCTGTCATCGAAGCCAAGAAACAGCAAATCTTTACTGAAGCGGATCATGAGGCGCAACAATCTCTACAACGTTTGCGAGTACAAAGGATCGAGATTGAAAACAGGGTCAAAAACATCGAAGCAGTAGTAGGAAAATCTGAAACGCTACTAAAACGAAGCACAAACGCAGAGCTTGCACAGATAGATAAAACATTGTGCACAATAATCCCGAAAGAGGTTGATGATGAGCGAGAAGAAGTGGACTGTGACCTTGAAGGACTACGTGAATTTATTTTCGAGGAAAACGAatccttaaaaacaaaaacaaaccatgAAGGAATCGGCTGTATTCGTACGATTCCCAACAAGACCAAAGTGGATCAGTCGATTGCTGAGGGAAAAGGACTCACTGAAGCGATTGTTGGAATTCAAGCGAACTTTGCTCTCACAACAAGAAATGCTGAAGGACAACAATGCTACGAAAAGCGTGACCGAGTAACAGcggaaataaaaaatcaccAAGGCCATGACTGTGCAACAGAAGTTCGAGTCCAAGATAAGAAAGATGGAAGCTACAAGATCAGCtattttgtcaaagaaagtGGAAGATGTGAGGCGGTAGTCAAAGTTAACGAAGAACATGTTCCAGGCAGTCCCTTTCCAGTTCAAGTGAAACCCAGGCAATTCAGACCCGTAATATCTTTCGGCCAACATGGTTCGACGGCTGGAATGTTAAACCAACCCTGGGGAGTGGCAGTTAATGAACGAGATGAAATTGCAGTGACTGAAATCGGTAACGAAAGGGTACAAGTATTCAGTTGTGATGGAACTTACCTACGGTCGATTGGTGGGAACGGTGATAAACAAGGAGAGTTCAGCTACCCAGCCGGAATAATTTTAGATGAGAAAAGTAACATTATTGTGGTGGAAAATGGAGCCCACTGTGTTAAATTGTTCAATGAGCAGGGTAAGCAAACAAGGCATTTTGGTGGTGAAGGAAATCTTGATTACCAGCTATCTAATCCTCTTGGTCTATCCGTAGACAACGACGGAAATATCATTGTTGCTGATTCAAAAAATAAATCGATCAAGATCTTTTCTCCTTTTGGCCACTTCTTACGAAAATTAGGGGGTGAAGGTTCTTTCACCTTTCCGTTTCACTGTGTGCAATATGACAAATATCTGATAGTGTCAGACGCGTACGAACATTGTATCAAAgtgtttgaaagaaatggtaaTTTTCTGTACAAATTTGGAAAGAAGGGGAAGGGGTATGGGGAGTTCGATAACCCTCGTTGTTTGTCAGTTAACAAGGCAGGACACCTGATGGTTTGTGATTCTTCAAATCACAGAGTTCAGGTATTTGAGCTGAGtggaaaatttttgacaaaatttggaTAA
- the LOC131790068 gene encoding scoloptoxin SSD14-like, with the protein MSSGDNKVIFEGEPKHRERSTKRRMIIILVLVVLVVVAIIITLAIVFTRDRDSEPDVPTSQPILPPPTAPPGADGPYKHAVVASDAGPCSEIGRDILKRGGTAMDSAVAALFCIGVYNMHSAGVGGGGFMVVYKKGTRSVEVIDFREEAPGKANRTMYVGGKLDSRIGGAAAGVPGEVKGFYEAWKKYGGNILWKDLVQPSIDMARDGFPFGPSAYYAATRSSVKPRLKADPGLRQLLFNEDGELKKLGEILYMPKFARTLERIRDNPEDFYFGELARDIVQDIKDGGGIFTREDLKNYKVKFRKPMEGKFGEYSWYSTPPPGSGVVLSFILNILKGYNMKPWDRHGIKNSTLTYHRIVEAFKFAYAYRALLGDQDFANVTEIVKNMTDADFAESIRQQIWDNQTFSDYKHYGDFYHNSSHQGTSHLSVIAENGDAVSATTTINLFFGSRYRSTRTGIIYNNEMDDFSTPGKKNAYGVEPSESNMIVPGKRPQSSTAPSLFLDKNGTARLVIGASGGTKITTAISLVMMNYLWFNRTLSQAVVDPRLHHQLMPMYIRIDKDFQMPLAIQEGLQRLGHNVRNISGYAVVQAAATNDDGTLTGKSDPRKSGWAAGY; encoded by the exons ATGAGCAGTGGTGATAACAAAGTTATATTTGAGGGTGAACCAAAACACCGCGAAAG ATCAACAAAGCGACGGATGATCATCATCCTCGTCCTCGTCGTTCTTGTTGTGGTAGCCATCATCATCACACTTGCAATAGTTTTCACGAGAGACAGAGACTCCGAACCAGACGTTCCTACTTCGCAGCCCATCCTTCCTCCTCCTACTGCACCACCGGGAGCAGATGGGCCTTACAAACATGCCGTAGTTGCATCGGATGCTGGTCCCTGTTCGGAGATAGGCCGTGACATTCTTAAAAGAGGAGGTACGGCAATGGATTCAGCAGTCGCAGCCTTGTTTTGCATCGGAGTCTACAATATGCATTCTGCTGGTGTGGGCGGTGGTGGGTTCATGGTTGTGTACAAGAAGGGCACAAGGTCTGTGGAGGTAATCGACTTCCGTGAAGAAGCCCCAGGGAAAGCCAACAGAACGATGTATGTAGGAGGAAAATTGGACTCTAGAATCG GCGGAGCAGCTGCGGGTGTACCAGGTGAGGTAAAAGGTTTTTACGAAGCTTGGAAGAAATACGGGGGTAATATACTGTGGAAAGACTTAGTACAACCGAGCATTGACATGGCGAGGGACGGATTTCCTTTTGGACCTTCTGCTTATTACGCTGCAACACGGTCAAGTGTAAAACCGCGCCTCAAGGCAGATCCTGGGTTGAG GCAACTTCTTTTCAATGAAGATGGTGAACTAAAGAAGTTAGGAGAAATTTTATACATGCCGAAATTTGCACGAACCTTGGAACGAATCCGTGATAATCCAGAGGATTTCTATTTCGGAGAACTAGCTAGAGATATTGTACAAGACATTAAAGATGGTGGTGGTATTTTCACCCGGGAAGATTTGAAGAACTACAAAGTGAAGTTCAGGAAACCTATGGAAGGAAAGTTCGGAGAATACTCGTGGTATTCTACTCCACCCCCGGGGAGTGGCGTGGTGTTAAGTTTTATCCTCAATATCTTAAAAG GATACAATATGAAACCTTGGGATCGGCATGGAATCAAAAACTCAACCCTGACATATCACAGAATTGTGGAGGCTTTCAAGTTTGCTTACGCTTACCGAGCATTACTGGGTGACCAAGACTTTGCAAATGTTACGGAG ATCGTCAAAAACATGACTGACGCCGACTTTGCCGAATCCATCCGCCAGCAGATTTGGGACAACCAGACATTCTCCGATTACAAACACTACGGCGACTTTTATCACAATTCCAGCCATCAAGGAACTTCACATTTATCTGTTATCGCCGAAAATGGCGATGCTGTTTCTGCAACCACTACGATAAATCTTTT CTTTGGGTCGAGATATCGTTCAACTCGTACAGGCATCATCTATAACAACGAAATGGACGACTTTTCTACTCCTGGTAAGAAGAACGCGTACGGTGTTGAACCGTCCGAGTCTAACATGATTGTGCCTGGGAAACGGCCCCAGTCCTCCACCGCGCCTTCGCTATTTTTAGATAAGAACGGAACAGCTCGTTTGGTGATTGGAGCGTCCGGTGGAACGAAAATAACAACCGCCATCTCTTTG GTTATGATGAATTACCTCTGGTTCAACCGTACCCTTTCGCAGGCTGTAGTTGATCCCAGGCTCCACCACCAGCTAATGCCGATGTATATCCGCATAGACAAAGACTTTCAAATGCCCCTTGCCATCCAAGAAGGACTACAGAGGCTTGGGCACAATGTCAGGAATATCAGTGGTTACGCAGTGGTGCAGGCTGCGGCCACAAATGATGACGGGACACTGACAGGAAAATCTGACCCGAGGAAGAGTGGGTGGGCTGCTGGGTACTGA